Proteins co-encoded in one Malus sylvestris chromosome 7, drMalSylv7.2, whole genome shotgun sequence genomic window:
- the LOC126629419 gene encoding CDPK-related kinase 3-like, translated as MGQCYGKTIPTTENDPNGTNVTTITTSVHQPQTTPSQQAGQNGALSVKNTPARSSNPSPWPSPYPHGVSSSPLPAGVSPSPARSSTPGRFFRRRFAPPSPAKHIKASLAKRFGKPKASPIPEEGGAEPEPEQSLDKSFGYGKNFGAKYELGKEVGRGHFGHTCSGRGKKGELKDQPVAVKIISKAKMTTAISIEDVRREVKILKALSGHKHLVKFYDACEDANNVYIVMELCEGGELLDRILSRGGRYAEEDAKHIVVQILSVVAFCHLQGVVHRDLKPENFLFATRSEDADMKLIDFGLSDFIRPDERLNDIVGSAYYVAPEVLHRSYSLEGDIWSIGVITYILLCGSRPFWARTESGIFRAVLRADPSFDDLPWPTMSLEAKDFVRRLLNKDYRKRMTAVQALCHPWLRDDSRPLPLDILIHKLVKSYLQATPFKRAALKSLSKALTEDELIYLRAQFMLLEPDNDERVSLHNFKMALQRNSTDAMKESRVVDILSAMEPLAYRTMDFEEFCAAAISTHQLEALEGWEQIACTAFEHFEREGNRVISIEELARELNLGPSAYSILRDWIRSADGKLNFLGYTKFLHGVTIRSSNTRPH; from the exons ATGGGCCAGTGCTACGGCAAAACCATTCCCACCACCGAAAATGACCCCAACGGCACCAACGTAACTACAATCACTACCTCCGTCCACCAACCTCAAACGACGCCGTCGCAGCAGGCCGGGCAGAACGGGGCCCTCAGCGTAAAGAACACGCCGGCCCGGTCGTCGAACCCTAGCCCATGGCCGAGCCCGTACCCGCACGGCGTATCTTCCAGCCCTTTACCTGCAGGAGTGTCGCCGTCTCCGGCGAGGTCGTCGACTCCGGGGAGGTTTTTCCGGCGGAGGTTTGCGCCTCCGTCTCCGGCGAAGCACATAAAGGCGTCGCTAGCGAAGCGGTTCGGGAAGCCGAAGGCGAGTCCGATTCCGGAGGAGGGCGGGGCGGAGCCGGAGCCGGAGCAGTCGCTGGACAAGAGTTTCGGGTATGGGAAGAATTTTGGAGCTAAGTATGAGCTCGGGAAGGAGGTGGGGCGAGGGCATTTTGGTCATACTTGCTCTGGTAGGGGAAAGAAGGGTGAGCTCAAGGACCAGCCTGTGGCTGTTAAGATCATTTCGAAAGCCAAG ATGACGACAGCAATATCGATTGAAGATGTTCGTAGAGAGGTGAAGATATTGAAAGCTCTATCTGGGCATAAGCATCTTGTAAAATTTTATGATGCATGTGAAGACGCCAATAATGTTTACATTGTCATGGA ATTGTGTGAAGGGGGGGAACTTCTCGACAGAATTTTATCTAG AGGTGGAAGGTATGCAGAGGAAGATGCAAAACACATAGTTGTGCAAATTTTAAGTGTTGTTGCATTTTGTCATCTTCAAGGCGTTGTGCACCGTGACTTAAAGCCAGAG AATTTCCTTTTCGCTACTAGAAGTGAAGATGCTGATATGAAGCTTATTGACTTTGGTCTTTCTGACTTTATCAGACCAG ATGAAAGACTTAATGATATTGTTGGAAGTGCATACTATGTTGCGCCTGAAGTCCTCCATAGATCTTATAGTCTTGAGGGAGATATATGGAGCATTGGTGTTATCACCTATATCCTGCTATGCGGAAGCCGACCTTTCTGGGCACGAACTGAATCTGGAATTTTCCGTGCAGTGCTACGAGCTGATCCTAGTTTTGATGATTTACCCTGGCCTACTATGTCTCTAGAAGCCAAGGACTTCGTAAGAAGACTTTTGAACAAGGACTACAGAAAAAGAATGACTGCTGTCCAAGCCTTAT GTCACCCATGGTTGCGAGATGACAGTCGTCCTCTTCCTTTGGATATATTGATACATAAATTAGTCAAATCATATCTCCAAGCTACGCCATTTAAACGTGCAGCACTTAAG TCTCTTTCCAAAGCTTTGACGGAGGATGAGCTGATATATCTAAGAGCACAATTCATGCTTTTGGAACCAGATAATGATGAGCGTGTCTCTCTTCATAATTTCAAAATG GCTCTACAAAGAAATTCAACTGATGCGATGAAGGAGTCAAGGGTTGTTGATATCCTAAGTGCG ATGGAACCGCTTGCTTATAGAACAATGGACTTTGAAGAATTTTGCGCAGCCGCAATCAGTACCCATCAATTGGAGGCCCTTGAAGGGTGGGAGCAGATAGCCTGTACTGCTTTTGAGCATTTTGAACGGGAGGGTAACCGAGTCATATCAATTGAAGAACTGGCAAGA GAATTGAATCTCGGCCCTTCTGCCTACTCTATCCTCCGAGATTGGATCAGAAGCGCAGACGGAAAGCTCAATTTCCTTGGATATACAAAATTTTTGCATGGTGTGACGATCCGTAGCTCCAACACCAGACCCCATTAG